The following DNA comes from Nitrospinota bacterium.
TGAGTCTCTTCTTTCGCGAGCCTGTTGAGGGGGATACCGGTAACGGATGAGACCACCTCGGCGATATCGTGTTCGGTGACTATCGGCTGTTCCTGCTTATTTTCCTTAAGCCACTCGGTTTTCAACTCTTCCTGTTCCACCTTTAGCGCCTCTTCCTGATCGCGCAGGTCGACGGCGAGTTCAAACTCCTGCCGTTCGATCTTCTCCTTTTTCTGCCTGACTATCTCGTCAATCTGCCTTTGCAGGTTCCTGACCTCAGGCGGGAAAGTCACCTGGCGAAGCCTTACTCTTGAGCCTGCTTCGTCCAGCACGTCTATCGCCTTGTCGGGGAGGAACCTGTCGTTCATGTATCTGTCGGAAAGGATAACCGAGGAGGTAATCGCTTCGTCCGTAATGACCGCCTTGTGGTGGAGTTCGTACTCCGCCTTGAGCCCCTTGATTATCTCAATGGTCTCGTCTACCGACGGAGCGGCTACCATGATCGACTGGAATCGTCTTTCAAGCGCTCCGTTCTTTTCGATGTATTTTCTGTATTCGTCGAGAGTGGTGGCGCCTATGCACTGGATGTCGCCGCGAGAGAGCGCGGGTTTCAGCATGTTTGAAGCATCGACCGACCCTTCGGCGGCTCCCGCCCCGACCAGTGTGTGTATCTCGTCTATAAAGAGGATGATCTTGGTCGACTGCATTATCTCCTTCATGATAGATTTGATGCGCTGTTCGAACTGTCCCCTGTACTTTGTGCCGGCTATGATCGCGCCAAGGTCGAGAGAAACCACTCTTTTGTCGTAGAGAAGTTGCGGAACCTCACGGCTGATTATTCTCTGTGCCAGCCCTTCCACGATAGCGGTTTTGCCGACACCCGGCTCGCCGATAAGTATCGGATTGTTTTTTGTTCTCCTGGCAAGTATCTGGATGAGCCGCTCTATCTCCTTCTCCCTGCCGATAACCGGATCGAGCTTCCCTTTTTGCGCCAGCTCTGTAAGATCCCTGCCGAATTCGTCCAAGGCGGGGGTTTTGCTTTGCTGTTTCTCCTGGGGATTCACAGGCTCGCGCAGGAGGTTGATGGTCTGATCGCGAAGTTCGGCGAAAGTGAGGTTCATGCCGGTCAATATTTTGGACGCAACCCCTTCCTTCTCGCGCATGAGACCGAGCATCATATGCTCGGTACCGATGTAGGTGTGCCCCATTGAGCGCGCCTCTTCGACGGCATATTCAAGTACCTTTTTCGCGCGGGCCGTAAACGGTATATCTCCGATTACCAGCGAATTGGAATTCGGAGGCATCGCCTTTTCCACTTCGCTCCTGATCTGGGCAAGATCAACGCCGAGACGCTGAAGAACGGCGATCGCAACGCCGCCGCCATCCTTTAAAACGCCCATCAGCAGGTGTTCTGTGCCGAGATATTCGTGCTGGTTCTTCTCTGCCTCTTCTCGTGCCAGTATGACTACCTTGCGAGCGCGTTCGGTGAATCTTTTAAACATCAGTCAATCTCCAATCTGTATATAGATTGTGCCACATGAAGGCTTGGGTTAAAAGCCCTGCCAATTAAAAATCCACTTCCTATACAAACCTACTTATAATTATAGACAATATATCGAGTGAAAACGAATAATGATTAGTCAAAACAGATCAATTCCGCATTTGCCGGGTTTAATGGTTGCAGGCGGCAATCGGCGGCGGCGCCTGTTTGGAGCTGCTTTGCGTGCAACTACGCATGAAAGGTATGGTTGTTTTTGATATTTTCGGCTGGATCCCGGTCATGATAACTCTATGAATATTGCTGAATTTGCCGTAAAAAACCGGGTTTTTGCAAATCTTTTGCTCGCTGTTACACTTTTGTGGGGCGCGGTTTCGTATCTTTCGATGCCGAGGGAAGTCTTCCCCGCAATCCCGCTGGACATGATCATAATAAATACCCTATACAACGGCGCCACCCCCTATGAAGTAGAGCAGCAGATAACCATCCCCGTGGAAAATGCGCTTGAAGGGATGGCGGATATCG
Coding sequences within:
- a CDS encoding ATP-dependent Clp protease ATP-binding subunit, which gives rise to MMFKRFTERARKVVILAREEAEKNQHEYLGTEHLLMGVLKDGGGVAIAVLQRLGVDLAQIRSEVEKAMPPNSNSLVIGDIPFTARAKKVLEYAVEEARSMGHTYIGTEHMMLGLMREKEGVASKILTGMNLTFAELRDQTINLLREPVNPQEKQQSKTPALDEFGRDLTELAQKGKLDPVIGREKEIERLIQILARRTKNNPILIGEPGVGKTAIVEGLAQRIISREVPQLLYDKRVVSLDLGAIIAGTKYRGQFEQRIKSIMKEIMQSTKIILFIDEIHTLVGAGAAEGSVDASNMLKPALSRGDIQCIGATTLDEYRKYIEKNGALERRFQSIMVAAPSVDETIEIIKGLKAEYELHHKAVITDEAITSSVILSDRYMNDRFLPDKAIDVLDEAGSRVRLRQVTFPPEVRNLQRQIDEIVRQKKEKIERQEFELAVDLRDQEEALKVEQEELKTEWLKENKQEQPIVTEHDIAEVVSSVTGIPLNRLAKEETQRLREMASELKKMVFDQDQAVDVVSEAVLRSRAGLKDLSKPLGSFLFLGPTGVGKTELALVLAEYLFGDRKSLIRLDMSEYNEKFAASKLTGAPPGYVGYEEGGQLTEQVRRKPYSVVLLDEIEKGHPDIYQMLLQIMDEGNLTDSYGRHVSFKNVILIMTSNLSARTIEKNFSMGFQNDNQEKSHKKMSDSIRTELKRQFTPEFLNRIDEIVVFNKLDRNSIAKIIDTQLNKLRERLKEENLYLEITDSAKTWLVDKGFDPSYGARPLKRALQKYLENPLSDKILSDEVKPGSTILVDLHDEELTLVEKSPVESL